The proteins below come from a single Mercenaria mercenaria strain notata chromosome 3, MADL_Memer_1, whole genome shotgun sequence genomic window:
- the LOC123524291 gene encoding zinc transporter 7-B-like codes for MLPLHKHDKEYRGPGLFGKITGWMRLIFSEKTSRNIFMFLLLNLSFAFVELAYGIWTNSLGLISDSFHMFFDCTALLAGLAASVISRWRSNENYSYGFVRAEVLAGFVNGLFLLFIGFFIFSEAVERLVEPPEVRHERLFLVSVGGFLVNLIGIFAFQHGHNHSHGGGGGDHGHSHGGHGHSHGLGFQENNLHERHGHSHGNEGDHGHSHGHESHGHSHGHDSHGPEPKQNASQKQIMQGVFLHILADTLGSVGVIISSGLIHYFGWMVADPVCSMFIATLITISVLPLLRDSIGILMQRTPRELDHLLPGCYQRVSQLEGVYSVQEPHFWTLCSEVYIGTIKLEVSAKADAKYILSQTHSIFLQAGVKQLYVQIDHAMM; via the exons attGATATTTTCTGAAAAGACCTCGAGAAACATCTTTATGTTCCTGTTGTTGAATCTCTCGTTTGCATTTGTAGAGCTTGCATATGGAATCTGGACAAACAG TCTGGGTTTGATATCAGATTCCTTCCACATGTTTTTTGACTGTACAGCCTTACTGGCAGGCCTGGCAGCCTCAGTTATATCAAGGTGGAGATCAAATGAGAATTATTCATACGG GTTTGTTCGGGCTGAGGTTCTAGCTGGTTTTGTCAATGGACTGTTCTTGCTTTTTATAGGATTTTTCATCTTTTCAGAAGCAGTTGAG CGTCTAGTCGAGCCACCGGAAGTGAGACATGAGAGACTATTCTTGGTGTCAGTTGGTGGTTTTCTTGTCAATTTGATTGgaatatttgcatttcaacacGGACATAATCATTCCcatggtggaggaggaggag ATCATGGTCATTCTCATGGGGGACATGGACACTCTCATGGTTTAG gttttcaagaaaataatttaCATGAGCGCCATGGGCACAGTCACGGTAATGAAGGTGATCATGGCCACAGTCATGGGCACGAAAGTCATGGACACAGTCATGGACATGATAGCCATGGACCTGAACCGAAGCAAAATGCGTCACAAAAACAAATTATGCAAG GAGTATTTTTACACATATTGGCTGATACACTTGGAAGTGTTGGGGTGATAATATCATCTGGATTAATACATTATTTTGGTTGGATGGTGGCCGACCCAGTCTGTTCAATGTTTATTGCCACATTAATTACTATAAG TGTTCTACCGTTATTGCGAGATTCAATTGGTATTTTAATGCAGCGGACTCCGAGGGAGTTGGATCACCTCTTGCCTGGTTGCTATCAAAGA gTAAGCCAGCTTGAGGGAGTATACAGTGTTCAAGAACCCCATTTTTGGACGTTATGTAGTGAAGTCTATATAGGAACAATAAAATTAGAAGTGTCTGCAAAAGCAGACGCAAAATATATTCTTAGTCAGACTCACAGTATATTTTTACAA GCTGGAGTGAAACAACTTTATGTACAAATAGACCATGCCATGATGTAA